Proteins found in one Fulvitalea axinellae genomic segment:
- a CDS encoding PadR family transcriptional regulator gives MNIENVKIQMKKGILEFCVLHIISRGEVYASSLISELKDADFMVVEGTLYPLLNRLRKAGLLDYKWVESDSGPPRKYYSLTATGFELLEQMNETWQGIERSANLIINNDKNKPS, from the coding sequence ATGAATATCGAAAATGTAAAAATACAGATGAAGAAAGGCATCTTGGAGTTTTGTGTACTGCATATAATCTCTAGGGGAGAGGTGTACGCCTCAAGCCTGATCTCCGAATTGAAGGATGCGGACTTCATGGTGGTGGAGGGGACGCTTTACCCTTTGCTGAACAGGTTAAGGAAAGCGGGATTGCTGGACTATAAATGGGTGGAGTCGGATTCGGGGCCACCTAGGAAATATTATTCGCTGACAGCGACAGGTTTCGAACTTTTGGAGCAGATGAATGAGACTTGGCAGGGGATAGAGCGCTCGGCCAACCTGATTATTAACAACGATAAAAATAAGCCGTCATGA
- a CDS encoding DUF5723 family protein: protein MKNIKRLLQLTLCALAFIMVSNTAQAQYDLTLYNIGNRLPQGNRLNPAFFPDSRMYLGLPVVSGTSVNVTSGFSLSDAIRENGQNSNVLDLNYLLENISENEFYAQKLHFPLLNLGIRSKRAYFTFDINYRHEGGMNLPKDLLATLARGNGHNGDYKEAATKGFVDQIPNEVLETMNFDNLKLSQTSYTEIGFGYGRRFGDRLHLGAKVKFLWGHANIETEGLEGQLVTRPSNYALRMNLGSSPVIRTAGIMALSDDSESEYDDPMDYILESRNFGMGFDFGGLFRLDDKWSFSASLVDVGYITWKDDIKNTHLENAYEANGEDIDRFFELKAEYDDDFFTYFVDQLEDKYSDPEEKKDKYTTWLNGRMYANATYKVTDYFSTGATFVGHAFGESFNPGLNVFGNLSVKEWLLFNANVGYVNKSFNNVGVGTVFTGGPVQLFLATDNLFGALDLNEARQVDFRFGFNFLIGRKKGREWRDKHESQLKDYRIGSNENSSESDSDTEF from the coding sequence ATGAAAAATATAAAAAGACTTTTACAGCTTACGCTTTGCGCCTTGGCCTTTATTATGGTTTCCAACACGGCACAAGCGCAGTATGACTTGACGCTTTACAACATAGGCAACCGACTGCCTCAAGGCAACCGGCTGAACCCGGCTTTCTTCCCGGACTCACGAATGTATTTGGGATTACCTGTAGTCTCCGGAACCTCTGTCAACGTAACCAGCGGTTTCAGCCTCAGCGACGCAATACGGGAAAACGGCCAAAACAGCAACGTTCTGGACCTGAATTACCTTTTGGAGAATATCTCCGAAAACGAATTCTACGCCCAAAAGCTTCACTTCCCTCTTCTCAACCTCGGTATCCGCTCCAAAAGAGCCTATTTCACGTTCGATATCAATTACAGGCACGAAGGAGGCATGAACCTGCCCAAAGACCTCTTGGCCACATTAGCCAGAGGTAACGGACATAACGGCGATTACAAAGAGGCCGCTACAAAAGGCTTTGTGGACCAAATCCCGAACGAGGTTCTTGAAACCATGAACTTCGACAATCTGAAGCTTTCCCAGACCTCCTACACCGAAATCGGATTCGGATACGGCAGGCGTTTCGGCGACCGTCTTCATTTAGGCGCAAAAGTCAAATTCCTTTGGGGACACGCGAATATCGAAACCGAGGGACTCGAAGGCCAATTGGTAACACGCCCGTCAAATTACGCCCTGAGGATGAATCTCGGCAGTTCGCCTGTTATCCGCACGGCCGGCATCATGGCCCTGTCTGACGATAGCGAAAGCGAATACGATGATCCGATGGATTACATACTGGAAAGCAGAAACTTCGGTATGGGCTTCGACTTTGGCGGACTTTTCAGACTCGACGACAAATGGAGCTTCTCGGCCTCATTGGTGGATGTCGGGTATATCACTTGGAAAGACGACATCAAAAACACCCATCTCGAAAACGCCTACGAAGCAAACGGCGAAGACATCGACCGCTTCTTCGAGCTTAAAGCCGAATATGATGACGATTTCTTCACTTACTTCGTAGATCAACTCGAAGACAAGTACTCTGATCCAGAAGAGAAAAAAGACAAATACACCACTTGGCTCAACGGCCGTATGTACGCTAACGCTACCTACAAAGTGACCGATTATTTCTCTACGGGCGCTACTTTTGTCGGTCATGCCTTCGGCGAATCTTTCAATCCAGGCCTTAATGTTTTCGGTAACCTCAGCGTAAAAGAATGGCTCCTCTTCAACGCCAATGTAGGCTATGTCAACAAGTCATTCAACAACGTCGGTGTGGGCACAGTCTTCACTGGCGGGCCAGTACAGCTCTTCCTCGCTACCGACAACTTGTTTGGCGCATTGGACCTCAATGAGGCTCGCCAAGTCGATTTCCGCTTCGGCTTCAACTTTCTTATCGGAAGGAAAAAAGGACGCGAGTGGCGTGACAAACACGAAAGCCAACTCAAAGACTATAGAATTGGCTCAAATGAAAACAGCTCAGAAAGCGACTCCGACACCGAGTTTTAA
- a CDS encoding fumarylacetoacetate hydrolase family protein: MKIIAIGRNYAEHIKELNNERPEEPVIFTKPDTAILRKNNPFYIPDYTKDVHYEVEVVIRIDREGKSVHPKFAHKYYSQIGLGIDFTARDIQAKAKEKGLPWDIAKGFNSSAPISDFYPKEEFGDLQNLDFSLEKNGEIVQQGNTSDMLWPIDEIIAYVSKFFVLKKGDLIFTGTPKGVGPVAIDDRLVGKIGDRVMFDFEIK, translated from the coding sequence ATGAAAATTATAGCGATAGGCAGGAACTACGCCGAACACATCAAAGAGTTGAATAACGAGCGTCCGGAAGAGCCGGTAATCTTCACCAAACCAGACACGGCCATCCTGAGAAAAAACAATCCTTTTTATATACCGGATTATACAAAAGACGTCCACTACGAGGTGGAGGTTGTCATCAGAATCGATCGTGAGGGAAAAAGCGTCCATCCGAAATTTGCGCACAAATACTACAGCCAAATCGGTTTAGGAATCGATTTCACCGCTAGGGATATTCAGGCCAAAGCCAAAGAAAAAGGGTTGCCATGGGATATCGCCAAAGGCTTCAACAGCTCGGCCCCCATTTCGGATTTTTATCCAAAAGAAGAGTTCGGTGACCTTCAGAACCTGGATTTCTCTTTGGAAAAAAACGGGGAAATCGTACAGCAGGGAAACACCTCGGACATGCTCTGGCCTATTGACGAAATCATCGCCTACGTTTCCAAGTTTTTCGTATTGAAAAAAGGCGACCTCATTTTCACCGGCACGCCAAAAGGCGTAGGTCCCGTAGCCATCGACGACCGCCTCGTGGGTAAAATCGGTGACCGGGTAATGTTCGATTTCGAAATCAAATAA
- a CDS encoding M23 family metallopeptidase: MRKTFFRLVGVIFLALINVGTYAQDKQDSQAHPYKDYFMFPIRPGEKNFLAGTMGELRPRHFHGGLDIKTGGRTGLPVFAAADGYVSRIKVSKGGYGHALYIQHPNGATTTYAHLDRYAGKIAKYVLEQQYKQQSFEIELFPKKGMFPIKKGETIAFSGNTGSSQGPHLHFEIRDRNQAPVNPLRFGFDEIVDNIPPSARILALTTLESDARINGAFGRFEFVLQKVDGIYKPTSPIKASGRIGAQIWTYDRMTGSPNRNGVPDITLRVDGQTIFEQHVDRIPFKDNPFIKTLCDYATEMRTRRRFNKLYIDDGNELALYKNVLDNGVITVNGTENKKAEITLADAYGNETIVKFELRGDDRKTALAKVPYYRQNLMHNTLILSAKLSDSTSNPQLYANREAQQLEPAYRSRSKFYYLWDMRQGIPDSLFLSGQMKSLGFETAVEPKHDMTVYTPSMELRFPKRALFDTLYLKTDYYYDSLKRREHFSVHETSFPLRSAIAIKLRPSYGYDTATHRAFSVSERRINYIGGKWTKNGTITFRTRTLGDFTIAPDTVPPTIRPVRVTTSKAMFSIRDNLSGISDIKAEIGGKWLLMHYDPKTRRIWSERLDKSKKLKGKLTLVVTDYLNNKSVFEKTL; this comes from the coding sequence ATGAGAAAAACTTTTTTCCGGCTGGTCGGGGTCATTTTTTTGGCCCTGATTAATGTCGGGACATACGCCCAAGATAAACAAGACAGCCAAGCGCATCCTTACAAAGACTATTTCATGTTCCCTATCAGGCCGGGAGAGAAAAACTTCTTGGCGGGAACTATGGGCGAACTCCGCCCCAGACATTTTCACGGAGGATTAGACATCAAAACCGGCGGACGGACCGGGCTACCCGTTTTTGCGGCGGCGGATGGTTATGTCAGCAGAATCAAAGTGAGCAAAGGCGGGTACGGGCACGCGCTTTATATCCAGCACCCAAATGGCGCCACCACCACTTACGCCCACTTGGACCGATACGCCGGAAAAATCGCGAAATACGTTCTTGAGCAACAATACAAACAACAGAGCTTCGAGATTGAACTTTTCCCAAAGAAGGGCATGTTCCCCATAAAAAAAGGTGAGACTATCGCTTTTTCGGGAAATACCGGCTCGTCGCAGGGTCCCCACCTCCATTTCGAAATCCGGGACAGAAACCAAGCGCCAGTAAATCCGCTCCGCTTCGGTTTTGACGAAATCGTGGACAATATTCCTCCTTCGGCCAGAATCCTCGCGCTTACGACGCTGGAATCCGACGCCAGAATCAACGGCGCTTTCGGAAGGTTCGAGTTCGTTTTGCAAAAAGTGGACGGAATCTACAAACCAACGTCACCGATTAAAGCCAGCGGACGAATCGGCGCCCAGATCTGGACTTACGACAGGATGACGGGAAGCCCAAACCGAAACGGCGTTCCGGACATCACGCTCAGGGTTGACGGGCAAACGATTTTCGAACAACACGTCGACAGGATTCCCTTCAAAGACAACCCTTTTATCAAAACCCTCTGCGATTACGCTACAGAGATGCGTACCCGCAGGCGGTTCAACAAACTGTACATCGACGACGGCAATGAGCTTGCGCTCTATAAAAACGTTCTGGACAACGGCGTAATTACGGTAAACGGCACGGAAAACAAAAAAGCGGAAATCACACTCGCCGACGCATACGGCAACGAGACAATCGTAAAGTTTGAGCTCAGGGGCGACGACAGGAAAACAGCCTTGGCAAAGGTCCCTTACTATCGCCAAAACCTTATGCACAACACGCTGATCCTTTCGGCCAAGCTCAGCGATTCCACTTCGAACCCACAGCTTTACGCAAACAGGGAGGCCCAACAACTGGAACCCGCTTACAGAAGCAGGTCGAAATTTTATTACCTCTGGGACATGCGCCAAGGTATTCCGGACTCGCTTTTCCTTTCGGGACAAATGAAATCTTTGGGTTTTGAAACTGCTGTGGAACCCAAACATGACATGACGGTATATACGCCGAGCATGGAACTTCGATTTCCAAAACGCGCCTTGTTCGATACGTTATACCTCAAGACTGATTACTATTACGACAGTCTCAAGCGCAGAGAACACTTCAGCGTTCACGAAACATCATTCCCCCTGCGGAGCGCCATCGCCATAAAACTCCGTCCAAGTTACGGCTATGATACGGCCACTCACAGAGCCTTTTCCGTAAGCGAACGAAGGATCAACTATATAGGTGGCAAGTGGACTAAAAACGGGACGATCACATTCAGGACCAGAACTCTGGGCGATTTCACAATCGCGCCGGACACCGTACCTCCAACCATTCGTCCGGTAAGGGTCACAACTTCAAAAGCCATGTTCTCTATCAGAGACAACCTTTCCGGAATCAGCGATATCAAAGCCGAAATTGGCGGAAAATGGTTATTGATGCATTACGATCCGAAGACCAGACGCATTTGGTCTGAACGGCTGGACAAGTCAAAAAAATTGAAAGGCAAACTAACCTTGGTAGTCACCGATTACCTCAACAATAAAAGTGTTTTTGAAAAAACACTCTAA
- the bcp gene encoding thioredoxin-dependent thiol peroxidase, which translates to MITLKPGDKAPAFEGKIENGETVKLSDFEGKKLILYFYPKDNTPGCTLESQNLRDNIDTLRKKGYEVLGISSDSEASHQRFIDKHCLPFHLIADTDKTVHEMFGTWQEKKNFGKTYMGTVRTTFVIDETGHIEQVIKKVKTKEHASQILEEA; encoded by the coding sequence ATGATCACATTAAAACCCGGCGACAAGGCACCCGCCTTCGAAGGAAAAATCGAGAACGGGGAAACCGTTAAACTTTCCGATTTCGAAGGAAAGAAACTCATCCTGTATTTCTACCCGAAAGACAACACTCCCGGTTGCACGCTAGAGTCCCAAAATCTACGTGACAATATCGACACGCTCCGCAAAAAAGGATATGAAGTTTTGGGCATCAGCTCGGACTCCGAAGCTTCGCACCAGCGTTTTATCGACAAGCATTGCCTTCCGTTCCACCTAATCGCCGACACGGACAAGACCGTTCATGAAATGTTCGGCACTTGGCAGGAGAAGAAAAACTTCGGCAAAACGTATATGGGCACCGTCCGCACCACTTTCGTTATAGACGAAACGGGCCATATCGAACAGGTCATCAAAAAGGTGAAAACCAAAGAGCACGCTAGCCAGATTCTGGAAGAGGCTTAA
- a CDS encoding glutamine synthetase III gives MANLRFKALELVEGRSTAEPLVPEGKISEYFGTDVFGLEKMEGALAPSIFKQVRKAIENGKKITDDQAEAIAQAVKTWAIEKGVTHYTHWFQPLTGSTAEKHDSFFDASKGIEVLKGSALVRQEPDASSFPNGGIRSTFEARGYTAWDPSSPMFVWGNTLCIPTVFVSYTGELLDYKSPLLKSLDAVNKAATRVCKYFDRNVSKVSASLGCEQEYFVVDRALFNSRPDLVLAGRTVFGSHPAKGQQLDDHYFASIPTRVYNFMRDFEGEALKMGIPVSTRHNEVAPAQFEVAPLYEEVNMASDHNKLLQDIMDRVAERHDLKVLFHEKPFAGLNGSGKHNNFSLIADTGVNLFQPSSSARDNLQFLVFFVNTIMAVYEHAALLRASIASAGNDHRLGANEAPPAIVSVFIGSELSAVLDELEHNGNVKVEKGDNMYMKLGIDKIPEILLDNTDRNRTSPFAFTGNKFEYRAVGSDANCGAPMSVLSLIVADRLKKFADAVDAEVEKGKEKRLAIVDILREYIKESKAVRFEGDGYSQEWEDEAERRGLPNVKSTPEALDAYTSDATVSLFESTGVMSRRELEARKEILLENYVRKIQIESRLMSDLATNHVIPTAVKYQNELITNARGLKDLGLDASGVIPTIEKVSQYVSSLTEDITAMVNERKEVNQIEDMEEQALAYCKNIKERYFDKIRHSVDKLELYVDDEDWPLAKYREMLFLR, from the coding sequence ATGGCGAATCTAAGATTTAAAGCATTAGAACTTGTTGAGGGAAGATCGACTGCCGAGCCGTTGGTTCCCGAAGGTAAGATCTCGGAATATTTCGGAACGGACGTATTCGGACTTGAGAAAATGGAGGGGGCCTTGGCGCCGTCGATTTTCAAGCAAGTAAGAAAAGCGATTGAAAACGGGAAGAAAATCACCGACGATCAGGCGGAAGCGATAGCGCAAGCTGTAAAGACTTGGGCGATCGAGAAAGGCGTGACTCACTACACGCACTGGTTCCAGCCGCTTACAGGTTCTACAGCTGAGAAACACGATTCGTTCTTCGACGCCTCAAAAGGCATCGAGGTGTTGAAAGGAAGCGCGCTCGTGCGTCAGGAGCCTGACGCGTCGTCGTTCCCTAACGGCGGTATCCGCAGTACCTTCGAGGCGCGCGGTTACACGGCTTGGGATCCTAGCTCGCCGATGTTTGTATGGGGCAATACGCTTTGTATCCCTACCGTATTCGTATCGTACACGGGCGAATTGCTCGACTACAAGTCGCCGTTGCTCAAGTCGCTTGACGCGGTGAACAAGGCGGCTACCCGCGTATGTAAATATTTTGACAGAAATGTCAGCAAAGTAAGCGCCTCTTTGGGTTGTGAGCAGGAATACTTCGTGGTGGACCGCGCTTTGTTCAACTCACGTCCTGACTTGGTGTTGGCCGGTCGTACCGTATTCGGTAGCCACCCAGCCAAAGGCCAGCAGCTCGACGACCACTACTTCGCGTCTATCCCTACTCGCGTTTACAACTTCATGCGCGATTTCGAAGGCGAGGCTTTGAAGATGGGTATTCCTGTAAGTACTCGTCACAACGAGGTGGCTCCCGCTCAGTTTGAAGTGGCTCCTTTGTACGAGGAAGTGAATATGGCGTCGGACCATAACAAGCTCCTTCAGGACATTATGGACCGTGTGGCCGAGCGTCACGACCTGAAAGTTCTCTTCCACGAGAAGCCTTTCGCCGGATTGAACGGTAGCGGTAAGCACAACAACTTCTCGCTGATCGCCGATACTGGAGTGAACTTGTTTCAGCCTAGCAGCAGTGCCCGCGACAACCTTCAGTTCCTCGTGTTCTTCGTGAATACCATCATGGCCGTGTATGAGCACGCCGCGCTTCTCCGCGCTTCTATCGCCTCTGCCGGTAACGACCACCGTTTGGGCGCAAACGAAGCTCCTCCTGCTATCGTTTCCGTGTTTATCGGTTCTGAGCTCTCGGCCGTTCTCGACGAGCTTGAGCACAACGGAAACGTGAAAGTGGAGAAAGGGGATAACATGTACATGAAGTTGGGTATCGACAAGATTCCTGAGATCTTGCTCGACAACACCGACCGTAACCGTACTTCGCCTTTCGCCTTCACCGGTAACAAGTTTGAGTACCGCGCCGTAGGTTCGGATGCTAACTGTGGGGCGCCAATGTCAGTTTTGAGCCTTATCGTAGCCGATCGCTTGAAGAAATTCGCCGACGCCGTTGACGCTGAGGTCGAAAAAGGAAAAGAGAAGCGTTTGGCTATCGTGGACATTCTCCGCGAATACATCAAAGAATCTAAAGCCGTTCGTTTCGAAGGCGACGGTTACTCTCAGGAATGGGAGGACGAAGCGGAGCGCAGAGGCCTGCCGAATGTAAAAAGTACTCCGGAAGCACTCGACGCTTATACCAGCGACGCAACTGTGTCATTGTTCGAAAGCACTGGCGTGATGTCGCGTCGCGAGCTTGAGGCCCGTAAAGAAATCCTGTTGGAGAACTACGTGCGCAAGATCCAGATCGAATCTCGCTTGATGAGTGATTTGGCTACAAACCACGTGATTCCGACGGCCGTAAAATACCAGAACGAGTTGATCACCAACGCCAGAGGCTTGAAAGACTTGGGCTTGGACGCTTCAGGTGTTATCCCTACAATCGAGAAAGTTTCGCAGTACGTATCCAGCCTTACCGAAGATATCACGGCTATGGTGAACGAGCGTAAGGAAGTGAACCAGATCGAGGATATGGAAGAGCAGGCCCTGGCTTACTGCAAGAACATTAAGGAGAGATACTTCGACAAAATCCGTCACTCGGTCGATAAGCTTGAGCTTTATGTTGACGACGAGGACTGGCCATTGGCGAAATACAGAGAGATGTTGTTCTTGAGATAA
- the mtaB gene encoding tRNA (N(6)-L-threonylcarbamoyladenosine(37)-C(2))-methylthiotransferase MtaB has product MTDRTDHTQNTAERKKVTFYTLGCKLNFSESSTIARQFEQKGYKKVEFTETPDIFVINTCSVTDNADKKCRKVVREALKISPHGFIIIIGCYAQLKPKEISEIEGVDAVLGAAEKFRLLEVLDDFRPRIDAKTNKKQSTVFSGEIREVKAFNNAYSMNDRTRTFLKVQDGCNYQCTFCTIPLARGKSRSDTIANVMVSANEIAATDVKEVVITGVNTGDFGIHEGKRTERFVDLVKELDTVEGIDRYRISSIEPNLITEEIVDICAASKRFVPHFHIPLQSGNDKILKMMRRRYERDLYADRVRMIKEKMPDACIGVDVIVGFPGETEQDFLDTYEFINGLDVGYLHVFSYSERANTPAADMEGVVPNAERQRRSKMLRILSEKKKHKFYEENIGKTARVLFENDVEDGMMHGFTENYVRVRAKYDPMLINEVKEVKMTGLSDNGMMECEEIPVVYEKH; this is encoded by the coding sequence ATGACTGACAGGACCGACCATACGCAAAACACCGCCGAACGCAAGAAGGTGACCTTCTATACGCTGGGTTGCAAGCTCAACTTCTCGGAGAGTTCCACCATAGCGCGGCAATTCGAACAGAAGGGCTATAAGAAGGTGGAGTTCACCGAGACGCCCGACATCTTTGTGATCAACACCTGTTCGGTGACCGACAACGCCGACAAAAAATGCCGAAAGGTGGTGAGGGAGGCCCTGAAGATTTCGCCGCACGGCTTTATCATCATCATCGGGTGCTACGCCCAGCTGAAGCCGAAAGAGATTTCGGAGATCGAAGGCGTGGACGCCGTATTGGGCGCCGCCGAAAAATTCCGCCTGCTGGAAGTGCTTGACGACTTCAGGCCGAGAATCGACGCGAAGACCAACAAGAAGCAGTCGACGGTATTCTCGGGCGAGATCCGCGAGGTGAAGGCTTTCAACAACGCCTACTCGATGAACGACCGCACGCGTACTTTCCTGAAGGTACAGGACGGATGCAACTACCAGTGTACTTTCTGCACGATTCCGCTGGCCAGAGGCAAGAGCCGTAGCGACACTATAGCGAACGTAATGGTTTCGGCCAACGAGATAGCGGCCACCGACGTGAAGGAAGTGGTGATCACGGGCGTGAACACCGGCGACTTCGGTATACACGAGGGCAAACGCACGGAACGTTTCGTGGATTTGGTAAAGGAGCTGGACACCGTGGAGGGCATCGACCGCTACCGCATATCGTCCATCGAGCCGAACCTGATCACGGAGGAAATCGTGGACATCTGCGCCGCTTCGAAGCGCTTCGTACCGCACTTCCACATACCGTTGCAGTCCGGAAACGACAAGATACTCAAGATGATGCGCCGCCGCTACGAGCGTGACCTGTACGCCGACCGCGTGCGCATGATCAAGGAAAAAATGCCCGATGCCTGTATCGGTGTCGACGTGATCGTGGGCTTCCCCGGCGAAACCGAGCAGGATTTCCTCGACACGTACGAATTTATCAACGGGCTTGACGTGGGTTACCTCCACGTGTTCTCATATTCCGAAAGGGCAAACACTCCGGCCGCCGACATGGAGGGCGTAGTGCCGAACGCCGAACGCCAAAGGCGCTCGAAGATGCTCCGTATTCTTTCGGAGAAAAAGAAACACAAGTTCTACGAGGAGAACATCGGCAAAACCGCCCGCGTCCTTTTCGAAAACGACGTGGAAGACGGCATGATGCACGGATTCACCGAGAACTACGTACGCGTTAGGGCTAAGTACGACCCGATGCTGATCAACGAGGTAAAGGAAGTGAAAATGACCGGCCTCAGCGACAACGGGATGATGGAATGCGAAGAGATTCCGGTAGTCTACGAAAAGCACTAG
- a CDS encoding UDP-N-acetylmuramoyl-tripeptide--D-alanyl-D-alanine ligase, translating to MELSPESLYERFLNSTGACTDTRAIKDGQMFFALKGPNFNGNKYAKQALEKGAAYAVIDEVEYQEDGRFLLVEDTLKALQDMAQVHRRMFHIPVLALTGSNGKTTTKELMRAVISQKYNTLATEGNLNNHIGVPLTLLNLKNEHEFAIIEMGANKLGDIRELCEIAEPTHGLITNIGKAHLGPFGGFEQIIRAKSEMYQHLLSHRGTVFINAENPILSNMAKRFKDPVMYLGEGNFYGCRLVEASPFATVETENGNTIHSHLLGAYNFENIATALCVGKFFKVPAEDAERAIAEYIPENNRSQLVKGKTNLLISDAYNANPASMEAALRNLAGMKAEKKIAILGDMLELGDESPAEHARIGALSAELGIDKVYFCGPHMKSAKAENPEAEYFEKKDDLAVALKNDAPENATILLKGSRGMSLESLTKLLLG from the coding sequence ATGGAATTGAGTCCAGAATCATTATACGAAAGGTTCCTCAACAGCACGGGAGCCTGTACCGATACCCGGGCCATTAAGGACGGGCAAATGTTTTTCGCCCTGAAGGGCCCTAATTTTAACGGAAACAAATACGCCAAGCAGGCTCTGGAAAAAGGAGCCGCTTACGCCGTAATAGACGAAGTGGAATATCAGGAAGACGGCCGTTTCCTGTTGGTGGAGGACACGCTCAAGGCCCTGCAAGATATGGCCCAGGTGCATAGGCGCATGTTCCACATCCCGGTTTTGGCGCTGACAGGCTCTAACGGCAAGACCACCACCAAAGAACTGATGCGGGCGGTGATTAGCCAAAAGTATAATACGCTGGCCACGGAGGGCAACCTCAATAATCACATAGGCGTACCGCTTACGCTTCTGAACCTGAAGAACGAGCACGAATTCGCCATCATAGAGATGGGCGCCAACAAACTCGGCGACATTCGGGAGCTTTGCGAAATTGCGGAACCAACACACGGACTGATCACCAATATCGGGAAAGCGCACCTCGGGCCTTTCGGAGGCTTTGAGCAGATTATCAGAGCCAAGAGCGAGATGTACCAGCACCTCCTCTCACACAGGGGAACGGTGTTTATCAACGCCGAGAATCCGATCTTGAGCAATATGGCCAAGCGCTTCAAAGATCCGGTGATGTACTTGGGCGAAGGAAATTTCTACGGATGCCGCTTGGTGGAGGCCAGCCCCTTCGCTACGGTGGAGACGGAAAACGGAAACACGATCCACTCGCATCTGTTGGGCGCTTACAACTTCGAAAATATCGCCACGGCGCTCTGCGTAGGCAAGTTCTTCAAAGTACCTGCTGAAGACGCCGAACGGGCGATTGCGGAATATATCCCGGAAAACAACCGGTCGCAATTGGTGAAAGGAAAAACCAATCTGCTTATTTCGGACGCCTACAACGCCAACCCCGCCTCTATGGAAGCCGCGCTGCGCAACTTGGCGGGCATGAAGGCGGAAAAGAAAATAGCCATCCTTGGCGATATGCTCGAACTCGGCGACGAAAGTCCGGCGGAACACGCCCGTATCGGAGCGCTCAGCGCCGAATTGGGCATCGACAAGGTATATTTCTGCGGACCGCATATGAAAAGCGCCAAAGCGGAGAACCCTGAAGCCGAATACTTCGAAAAGAAAGACGATTTGGCTGTAGCCTTGAAAAACGACGCACCCGAAAACGCTACGATCTTATTGAAAGGCTCAAGAGGCATGAGCCTGGAAAGCTTGACGAAATTGCTATTGGGCTAA